A genome region from Sphingobacteriaceae bacterium GW460-11-11-14-LB5 includes the following:
- a CDS encoding ribosome silencing factor yields MVKKKIVALSTYLSELAVHGIQEKKGEDIVRLDLRNIHTSVADYFIIASANSGTQVKAIADSVEKEIYKATQADPRHKEGFESADWIILDYFDVVVHIFKTEKRHFYGIEELWGDAESTNYQSA; encoded by the coding sequence ATGGTAAAAAAGAAAATAGTAGCCCTTTCTACATACCTTTCTGAGTTAGCCGTTCACGGCATACAGGAGAAAAAAGGAGAAGATATTGTGCGGTTAGATCTTAGAAATATTCATACTTCAGTAGCTGATTACTTTATTATTGCGAGCGCCAACTCTGGTACGCAGGTAAAAGCTATTGCCGATAGTGTAGAAAAAGAAATATATAAAGCCACTCAGGCCGATCCCAGACATAAAGAAGGTTTCGAATCAGCAGATTGGATTATTCTTGATTATTTCGATGTGGTTGTGCACATTTTTAAAACCGAAAAGCGCCACTTTTATGGCATAGAAGAACTTTGGGGGGATGCTGAAAGCACAAATTATCAAAGCGCATAA
- a CDS encoding 50S ribosomal protein L19: MDLVKFVEEQAIAKKDFPAFKSGDTVSVHYKIREGNKERVQIYQGVVIQRNSAGANETFTVRKMSNGVGVERIFPFSSPNIEKVEVNSYGKVRRAKLFYLRALTGKAARIKSLRK; this comes from the coding sequence ATGGATTTAGTAAAATTTGTTGAAGAGCAGGCCATCGCGAAAAAAGATTTTCCTGCGTTCAAGTCTGGCGATACAGTGAGCGTACACTATAAAATTCGCGAAGGTAATAAAGAACGTGTTCAAATTTACCAAGGTGTTGTAATACAACGTAACAGTGCAGGTGCTAATGAAACCTTCACCGTTCGTAAAATGAGCAACGGCGTTGGTGTTGAGCGTATTTTCCCTTTTAGTTCTCCAAACATTGAGAAAGTAGAAGTGAATAGCTATGGTAAAGTTCGTAGAGCGAAATTGTTCTATTTACGTGCTTTAACTGGTAAAGCTGCTCGTATCAAATCTTTGAGAAAATAA
- a CDS encoding 5'(3')-deoxyribonucleotidase codes for MDEVIADPLGKFIKLYNRDFNVPLDLKIDAGNEIYHHVPQDVNQKWFEYINEPGFFRDLEVIADSQRVIKALQEKYDVYIVSAAMEFRNSLLDKYDWMAEHFPFIDWQHIMFCGNKIVNVDIIIDDRTKNFVNFAGRPLLFTSPHNLLVTEYERVNTWEEVAGLLL; via the coding sequence ATGGACGAGGTGATTGCCGATCCCCTTGGAAAATTTATTAAACTATACAACCGGGATTTTAATGTTCCCTTAGATTTAAAAATTGATGCCGGAAACGAAATCTACCACCATGTTCCGCAGGATGTGAACCAGAAATGGTTCGAATATATAAATGAACCTGGCTTTTTCCGCGATCTTGAAGTTATTGCCGATAGCCAGCGGGTAATTAAGGCGCTACAAGAGAAATATGATGTTTACATTGTTTCTGCAGCGATGGAGTTCCGTAATTCATTGCTTGATAAATACGACTGGATGGCCGAACATTTTCCTTTCATCGATTGGCAACACATCATGTTCTGCGGAAATAAAATTGTGAATGTTGACATTATTATCGACGACCGCACTAAAAACTTTGTGAATTTTGCCGGCAGGCCATTATTGTTTACCTCTCCGCATAATTTACTGGTAACCGAATACGAGCGCGTTAATACCTGGGAGGAGGTTGCTGGATTGTTATTGTAA
- a CDS encoding biotin--[acetyl-CoA-carboxylase] ligase — MQNNTFSTLFVGQNLIKLKEVDSTNNFLKDLVSKSEPLAEGTVIMADNQFAGRGQQESVWQTQAGKNISTSIYLKPSFLPLDKQFYLNIAVSLAVSDALSFFIPDGIKVKWPNDMYYQNKKLGGILIENTLTGSSIKSSVIGIGLNINQSEFSDNISHRATSVIQILQRDVPLMDIMDKIFIFMEKYYLILRAGKYGILQKDYLSKLYNFNIPALYMQNGAFFEGTIKGVEDGGRLTVDTKHGLKAFNFKEIEFTHTK; from the coding sequence TTGCAAAATAACACTTTTTCGACACTATTTGTTGGTCAAAATTTAATCAAATTAAAAGAAGTTGATTCTACTAATAACTTTTTAAAAGATTTGGTGTCAAAATCCGAGCCATTAGCCGAAGGGACTGTAATTATGGCAGATAATCAGTTTGCAGGAAGAGGACAGCAGGAAAGCGTTTGGCAAACCCAGGCCGGGAAAAATATTAGCACAAGCATTTATTTAAAACCTTCTTTTTTGCCCCTTGATAAGCAGTTTTATTTAAATATAGCCGTTAGTTTGGCTGTTAGTGATGCTTTATCTTTTTTTATACCAGATGGGATAAAAGTAAAATGGCCGAATGATATGTATTACCAGAATAAGAAATTAGGCGGAATATTAATCGAAAATACACTGACAGGCAGTTCTATTAAATCATCCGTAATTGGCATTGGTTTAAATATAAATCAATCCGAATTTTCGGATAATATTAGCCATCGAGCTACTTCCGTCATTCAAATTTTACAAAGAGATGTGCCTTTAATGGATATTATGGATAAAATATTCATATTTATGGAAAAATACTACTTAATTTTGAGGGCCGGGAAATATGGTATTTTACAAAAGGATTACCTTTCAAAGCTTTATAACTTTAATATCCCGGCGTTGTATATGCAAAATGGAGCGTTTTTTGAAGGTACAATAAAAGGAGTTGAAGATGGCGGTAGGTTAACTGTTGATACGAAACACGGTTTAAAAGCCTTTAACTTTAAAGAAATTGAATTTACACACACAAAATAA
- a CDS encoding mechanosensitive ion channel protein MscS: MLDSAFFDQVFWGNTVKAYFLFGGILFLGLVFKNIVSKLLSRLLFKLFKNFSNQSHNDAFVALLVKPIEVFILLTTLYLSINQLKHPLEVAVFHYSKLIGKVKELIPVTIGDCVDRIFLFGIILSVFWIILRIIDFISHVLLYKASLTDNKADDQLVPFLKELFKTIVIFIGFFTLLGFVFEVNVLTLITGLGIGGIAIALAAKESLENLIGSFTIFLDKPFTVGDLVKVDGVEGTVEKVGFRSTRIRTSEKTMATIPNRGMIDGVLENLSLRNSRKVSFIIGLTYETNSASLRKIISEIESYINSHQGTSDDGNASFKSFGDSGLNVEVNYFVTVLEYAEFLKIRQEINLEIMDIVIRNKSDFAYPTQRLISDRPAPAGTNEEVGNDATD; encoded by the coding sequence ATGTTAGATTCTGCTTTTTTCGACCAAGTTTTTTGGGGTAACACCGTAAAAGCCTATTTCCTTTTCGGAGGGATACTTTTTTTAGGCTTAGTTTTCAAAAATATTGTTTCTAAGCTGTTAAGCAGGTTGCTGTTTAAGCTTTTTAAAAACTTTTCCAATCAATCGCATAACGATGCTTTCGTTGCCTTACTGGTAAAACCTATTGAGGTTTTTATTCTGTTAACTACACTTTATCTTTCCATCAACCAGTTAAAACATCCCTTAGAGGTAGCTGTATTCCATTATAGCAAATTAATTGGTAAGGTTAAAGAATTAATACCCGTAACCATTGGAGATTGTGTCGACCGGATATTTTTGTTTGGGATCATCCTGTCTGTTTTTTGGATTATTTTAAGGATAATCGACTTCATTAGTCACGTTTTGTTATATAAAGCTTCGCTTACCGATAATAAGGCCGACGATCAATTGGTTCCCTTTTTAAAGGAACTGTTTAAAACAATCGTAATCTTTATCGGTTTTTTCACCCTTCTGGGTTTTGTTTTCGAGGTTAATGTATTGACGCTGATTACCGGATTGGGTATTGGTGGTATTGCCATTGCTTTGGCCGCTAAAGAGAGTTTAGAGAACTTAATAGGTTCGTTCACCATCTTTTTAGATAAACCATTTACCGTTGGCGACCTGGTAAAGGTTGACGGTGTGGAAGGCACGGTTGAAAAGGTTGGTTTCAGGAGTACAAGGATCAGAACTTCCGAAAAAACCATGGCTACGATCCCCAATAGAGGGATGATTGATGGTGTTTTAGAAAATCTTTCACTAAGAAACTCGCGGAAAGTATCTTTTATTATCGGTCTTACCTACGAAACCAATTCAGCTTCACTCAGAAAAATCATTAGCGAAATAGAAAGTTACATCAACAGTCATCAGGGTACCAGTGATGATGGCAATGCTTCATTTAAAAGCTTTGGCGACTCTGGTTTGAATGTAGAAGTTAACTATTTTGTAACAGTGTTGGAATATGCCGAATTCCTTAAAATCAGGCAGGAAATCAATCTGGAAATTATGGATATCGTTATCCGGAATAAATCAGATTTCGCCTACCCTACTCAGCGTTTAATTAGCGATAGACCAGCTCCTGCAGGCACGAACGAAGAGGTGGGTAATGATGCTACTGATTAA
- a CDS encoding phosphatidylserine decarboxylase, whose amino-acid sequence MTIHKEGYTTIALSILFIFVINAVVDYKYHDITWLRWFIYIFSAALFIIVLQFFRNPSRSFSSGENLVICPADGKVVVIEETEEGEYFKDKRLQVSIFMSPINVHINRNPISGVVKFFKYHPGKYLAAWNPKSSTENERTTTVVEHKNGTPVLFRQIAGALARRIVWYVKEGDQVVQAEQFGFIKFGSRVDVFLPVGTKVNVELNQVVKGGITTLATLS is encoded by the coding sequence ATGACCATACATAAAGAAGGCTACACCACCATTGCCTTAAGCATCTTGTTTATCTTCGTAATCAACGCGGTAGTCGATTATAAATATCACGACATCACCTGGTTACGCTGGTTCATTTACATTTTTTCAGCTGCATTATTTATTATTGTGTTGCAGTTTTTCCGCAACCCGAGCCGCAGCTTTTCTTCAGGCGAAAACCTGGTGATCTGCCCGGCAGATGGTAAAGTTGTCGTAATAGAAGAAACAGAAGAAGGTGAATATTTTAAAGATAAACGTTTACAGGTTTCGATTTTTATGTCGCCAATAAATGTTCACATTAACCGTAATCCGATTTCGGGTGTGGTGAAGTTCTTCAAATATCACCCGGGAAAATATCTGGCTGCATGGAATCCAAAATCCTCAACGGAGAACGAACGCACGACAACTGTCGTAGAACATAAAAATGGTACGCCTGTATTGTTCCGTCAAATTGCCGGCGCTCTTGCCCGTAGAATTGTATGGTATGTAAAAGAAGGAGATCAGGTGGTACAAGCTGAACAATTCGGTTTCATTAAATTCGGATCGAGGGTTGATGTATTTTTGCCTGTAGGCACAAAAGTGAACGTAGAACTTAACCAGGTTGTAAAGGGTGGTATCACTACCCTGGCGACTTTAAGTTAA
- a CDS encoding 30S ribosomal protein S16: MATKIRLQRFGKKGKPFFHVVVADSRSPRDGKFIERLGSYNPNTNPATIEINFEKTLAWVNSGAQPTDTARAILSYKGVLYKKHLEGGVKKGALTQEQADEKFAAWLDAKAGKISGKTEGLATSKADARKAALAAEAKKKEDKAAAIAAKNAPVAEEVVEEEVTEEAPAVEAEATEEEGAE, translated from the coding sequence ATGGCAACTAAAATCAGATTGCAAAGATTCGGTAAAAAAGGAAAACCTTTTTTCCACGTTGTGGTAGCAGATTCTCGCTCTCCACGTGATGGTAAATTTATTGAGCGTTTAGGTTCTTATAACCCAAACACCAATCCTGCTACCATCGAAATTAACTTCGAAAAAACTTTAGCTTGGGTAAACAGTGGTGCACAACCAACTGATACCGCTCGTGCTATCCTTTCTTACAAAGGTGTTTTATACAAAAAACACTTAGAAGGTGGTGTTAAAAAAGGAGCTTTAACTCAAGAACAGGCAGATGAGAAATTTGCTGCTTGGTTAGATGCTAAGGCTGGTAAAATCTCTGGTAAAACAGAAGGTTTAGCTACTTCTAAAGCAGATGCGCGTAAAGCAGCATTAGCAGCAGAAGCTAAGAAAAAAGAAGATAAAGCAGCAGCTATCGCAGCTAAAAATGCACCAGTTGCAGAAGAAGTTGTTGAAGAAGAAGTTACTGAAGAAGCACCAGCTGTTGAAGCTGAAGCAACTGAAGAAGAAGGAGCAGAATAA
- a CDS encoding peptidase M41, which yields MNDNQNTNEKQGKRIPNIPKKPQKGSKFNIFWVYAAIIIAIIAAQFLFTTDGGKEVTYQKFEQQMLLKGDVQKVVAYKSDDLVRVEVYIKKDSLKKPAYDAYKSTSTFSVNNTASPVVFFNAGTMDGLDKQLADSQKDLPANQPRVLAEKTSRSNPLASWFLSIILPVLLLIGFWIFMMRRMGGGAGGGGQIFSIGKSKATLFDKESQVNITFNDVAGLEEAKTEVMEIVDFLKNPKKYTDLGGKIPKGALLVGSPGTGKTLLAKAVAGEAQVPFFSLSGSDFVEMFVGVGASRVRDLFKQAKDKSPCIIFIDEIDAIGRARGKNGVMGGNDERENTLNQLLVEMDGFGTNTHVIILAATNRADVLDKALLRAGRFDRQIYVDLPDVIERKQIFEVHITPLKKSEELDTEFLAKQTPGFSGADIANVCNEAALIAARKNKSAVDKQDFLDAVDRIVGGLEKKNKIITPSEKRAIAIHEAGHATVSWLLEHAAPLVKVTIVPRGQSLGAAWYLPEERLIVRPHQMLDEMCATMGGRAAEKVMFDTISTGALSDLEKVNKQARAMVTIYGLNEKLGNITYYDSSGQNEYNFSKPYSEDTALTIDKEISALIEGQYQRAINLLEENKDKLIQLADILIEKEVLFKDDLEVIFGKRLFENQGESGTPGHITPVEA from the coding sequence ATGAACGACAATCAAAATACCAACGAAAAACAAGGGAAGAGGATTCCAAACATCCCCAAAAAACCACAAAAAGGATCAAAATTTAATATTTTCTGGGTTTATGCGGCCATTATCATCGCAATTATAGCGGCGCAGTTTTTATTTACTACTGATGGTGGTAAAGAGGTTACTTACCAAAAGTTTGAACAACAGATGTTACTTAAGGGTGACGTTCAAAAAGTTGTCGCTTATAAATCTGATGATTTAGTCCGGGTAGAGGTTTATATTAAAAAAGACAGCTTAAAAAAACCGGCGTACGATGCCTATAAAAGCACCAGCACTTTTAGTGTAAATAATACTGCAAGTCCGGTTGTATTTTTCAATGCCGGCACCATGGATGGCCTTGACAAACAACTTGCCGATTCGCAAAAAGATCTTCCAGCAAACCAACCAAGGGTATTGGCAGAAAAAACCAGTCGCAGCAATCCATTAGCCAGCTGGTTCTTAAGCATTATTTTACCAGTGTTGCTTTTAATCGGCTTCTGGATTTTTATGATGCGCAGAATGGGCGGTGGCGCCGGAGGTGGTGGTCAGATTTTCAGTATCGGAAAATCTAAAGCTACTTTATTCGACAAAGAAAGCCAGGTAAACATTACATTTAACGATGTTGCAGGCTTAGAAGAAGCAAAAACTGAGGTAATGGAAATTGTAGATTTCCTTAAAAATCCTAAAAAATATACTGACCTGGGTGGAAAAATTCCGAAAGGTGCTTTATTGGTTGGTTCGCCAGGTACCGGTAAAACCTTATTGGCTAAAGCGGTTGCAGGCGAGGCTCAGGTTCCTTTCTTCTCTTTATCAGGATCTGATTTTGTAGAGATGTTTGTAGGGGTAGGTGCATCACGTGTGCGCGACTTGTTTAAACAGGCAAAAGATAAATCACCTTGTATCATTTTCATCGATGAGATTGATGCGATTGGCCGTGCGCGTGGTAAAAACGGTGTAATGGGTGGAAATGATGAACGCGAAAACACTTTAAATCAACTTTTAGTTGAAATGGATGGTTTCGGCACCAATACACATGTTATTATCTTAGCCGCCACTAACCGTGCTGATGTTTTAGATAAAGCTTTATTAAGAGCGGGTAGGTTTGACAGACAGATTTATGTTGATTTACCGGATGTTATCGAACGTAAACAAATTTTCGAAGTTCACATCACGCCACTAAAAAAATCAGAAGAACTTGATACCGAGTTTTTAGCTAAACAAACGCCAGGATTCTCAGGAGCAGATATTGCAAATGTTTGTAATGAAGCGGCATTAATTGCTGCCCGTAAAAACAAATCGGCAGTTGACAAACAAGATTTCCTGGATGCTGTAGATCGGATTGTAGGTGGTTTAGAAAAGAAAAACAAAATCATCACACCGAGTGAAAAACGCGCTATTGCTATTCACGAGGCTGGTCACGCCACAGTAAGCTGGCTGTTAGAACATGCCGCGCCTTTAGTTAAGGTTACGATTGTTCCACGCGGACAGAGCTTAGGTGCTGCCTGGTACTTGCCGGAGGAACGCTTAATTGTTCGTCCTCATCAGATGCTTGATGAAATGTGTGCCACAATGGGTGGTAGAGCAGCAGAAAAAGTAATGTTCGATACCATTTCTACCGGCGCACTTAGCGATTTAGAAAAAGTAAATAAACAAGCCAGGGCAATGGTTACCATTTATGGTTTAAATGAGAAATTAGGAAACATTACTTATTACGATTCATCTGGTCAGAATGAGTATAACTTCTCTAAACCCTATTCAGAGGATACCGCTTTAACGATCGACAAAGAAATTTCGGCATTAATTGAAGGCCAATATCAAAGAGCAATTAATTTATTAGAAGAAAATAAAGATAAATTGATCCAGTTGGCAGATATCCTGATCGAAAAAGAAGTTTTATTTAAAGACGATTTAGAAGTGATTTTTGGTAAAAGATTATTCGAAAATCAGGGAGAAAGCGGAACTCCCGGACATATTACTCCGGTAGAAGCATAA
- a CDS encoding sugar transporter, with the protein MKKITLVLSMVLFTIAGAFAQIEKPVTWAYSAKKVSKTEAVIYLKATIEDRWHIYSQNVKDGGPVKTTFTFTPSKDFSLVGKTIEPKAIVKYESTFKMNVSYFEKAVIFQQKVKLNKGTTVVKGVVEFMVCNDKQCLPPEEVEFSIPVK; encoded by the coding sequence ATGAAAAAAATCACATTAGTACTTTCGATGGTGCTTTTTACCATTGCAGGTGCATTTGCTCAGATCGAAAAGCCTGTTACCTGGGCCTATTCTGCTAAAAAAGTAAGTAAAACGGAAGCCGTTATCTATTTAAAAGCAACTATAGAAGATAGATGGCACATCTATTCACAGAACGTGAAAGACGGTGGTCCGGTAAAAACTACTTTTACATTTACACCCTCAAAAGATTTTAGCCTGGTTGGTAAAACGATTGAGCCAAAAGCCATTGTAAAATATGAAAGCACTTTTAAAATGAACGTGAGTTATTTTGAAAAAGCCGTTATTTTCCAGCAAAAAGTAAAATTGAATAAAGGTACAACTGTTGTTAAAGGCGTAGTAGAGTTTATGGTTTGTAACGATAAACAATGCCTTCCACCAGAGGAAGTTGAATTTAGCATTCCGGTTAAATAG
- a CDS encoding hypoxanthine phosphoribosyltransferase, protein MHKIKVEDKEFEIFLENDTLNKRIRLLGIQMNVDYEGKCPLFIGVLNGSFLFMADLIKEIDVPCEVAFMRVASYEGTASSGNVKELIGLPDNIEDRDIIIVEDIVDTGLTLTHILKTIKEKNPASVKVASLLLKPSALKYEIEELEYVGFEIPNEFVVGYGLDYNGLGRNLTDIYRATGA, encoded by the coding sequence ATGCACAAAATAAAAGTAGAGGATAAAGAGTTCGAGATATTTTTAGAGAATGACACCTTAAACAAAAGGATCCGTTTGCTGGGCATCCAGATGAACGTTGACTACGAGGGCAAATGCCCCTTGTTTATTGGTGTGCTAAATGGCAGTTTCCTGTTTATGGCCGACCTGATCAAAGAAATTGATGTGCCCTGCGAAGTTGCTTTTATGCGTGTGGCTTCCTACGAAGGAACAGCGAGCTCGGGAAATGTAAAAGAATTAATCGGACTGCCAGATAACATTGAAGACAGAGATATTATCATAGTGGAAGATATTGTTGATACAGGCCTAACCTTAACGCATATTTTAAAAACGATAAAAGAAAAAAATCCGGCTTCGGTTAAAGTAGCTTCGCTTTTACTTAAGCCAAGTGCTTTAAAATATGAAATTGAAGAACTGGAATACGTTGGTTTTGAAATACCTAACGAGTTTGTAGTGGGCTACGGACTGGATTATAATGGCCTGGGTAGAAACCTGACAGATATTTACAGAGCAACGGGCGCATAA
- a CDS encoding tRNA (guanosine(37)-N1)-methyltransferase TrmD, with translation MRFDIITVLPALLESPFAHSILQRAQKKGIAEIVVHNLRDYATNKQKSVDDYQYGGGSGMVMSIEPFAACIEKLQAERAYDEIIFMSPDGVTLNQSTANELSIKKNIIILCGHYKGIDQRIRDIFVTREISVGDYVLSGGELPAAIVVDAVVRLIPGVLNDETSALSDSFQGELLDAPVYTRPADWRGHKVPDVLLSGHEAKVNEWRHEQALERTKTRRPDLLE, from the coding sequence ATGCGTTTCGATATTATCACAGTTTTGCCCGCTTTATTAGAAAGTCCGTTTGCTCATTCTATTTTGCAACGTGCGCAAAAAAAAGGCATAGCCGAAATTGTTGTTCATAACCTGAGGGATTATGCCACCAACAAACAAAAAAGTGTAGACGATTACCAATATGGCGGCGGTAGCGGTATGGTGATGAGTATTGAGCCATTTGCGGCCTGTATTGAAAAACTGCAGGCGGAAAGAGCATACGATGAAATTATTTTCATGAGCCCGGATGGTGTTACTTTAAACCAGAGCACAGCCAACGAACTTTCCATTAAAAAAAACATCATTATTTTGTGCGGCCACTATAAGGGCATAGATCAGCGTATACGGGATATCTTTGTAACGAGGGAGATATCGGTTGGGGATTATGTTTTGAGTGGCGGAGAGCTGCCTGCTGCAATTGTGGTAGATGCTGTTGTGCGTTTAATCCCAGGGGTTTTAAATGATGAAACTTCTGCCCTATCTGATAGTTTTCAGGGAGAACTGCTTGATGCACCGGTTTATACCCGTCCGGCAGACTGGCGTGGGCATAAAGTGCCTGATGTTTTATTAAGCGGCCACGAGGCTAAAGTGAATGAATGGAGACACGAACAGGCCCTGGAGCGAACTAAAACGCGCCGTCCTGATCTTTTAGAGTAA
- a CDS encoding 6-phosphofructokinase gives MNKIKNIGVLTSGGDSPGMNAAIRAVVRGSIYYDIEVTGFMRGYEGLINNDFIPMDRKSVANIIQRGGTILKTARSEAFKTVEGRKKAYENLKANGIDALVVIGGDGTFTGANIFSKEFDFPIVGLPGTIDNDLAGTDFTIGYDSAINTVIDAVDKIRDTAESHDRLFIVEVMGRDSGLIALRSGIGVGAEAIMIPEANMNADDILHKLEHSRKDKASKIIIVAEGDDTGGAFKVGEILQAKYPHYDTKVSVLGHIQRGGKPTCMDRVLASRLGVAAVEGLINGESGVMAGQINREIVFTPFDHAIKHINAEKVSSKWLKLIDILSF, from the coding sequence ATGAATAAGATTAAGAATATTGGCGTTTTAACCTCTGGCGGAGATTCGCCAGGCATGAATGCCGCAATCAGAGCTGTTGTTAGGGGCTCTATTTATTATGACATTGAAGTAACCGGCTTTATGCGGGGATACGAAGGGCTGATCAACAATGATTTTATCCCTATGGACCGCAAATCTGTAGCGAATATTATTCAACGTGGGGGGACCATTTTAAAAACAGCCCGTAGCGAAGCATTTAAAACCGTAGAAGGCAGAAAAAAAGCATACGAAAACCTGAAAGCCAATGGAATTGATGCCTTGGTTGTAATTGGTGGTGATGGAACATTTACAGGAGCCAATATTTTTTCTAAAGAGTTCGATTTCCCGATTGTAGGCCTGCCGGGCACTATTGATAACGATTTGGCGGGTACCGATTTTACCATTGGATACGATTCTGCGATTAATACGGTTATCGATGCGGTAGATAAAATCAGAGATACAGCCGAATCGCACGACAGGCTTTTTATTGTTGAGGTAATGGGTCGCGACTCGGGGCTAATTGCTTTGAGAAGTGGAATCGGTGTTGGTGCCGAAGCCATCATGATTCCGGAGGCAAATATGAATGCAGACGATATTTTGCACAAGTTAGAGCATAGCCGTAAGGATAAGGCATCAAAAATTATTATTGTTGCCGAAGGTGATGATACTGGTGGTGCATTTAAAGTTGGTGAAATTTTGCAGGCAAAATACCCACATTACGATACAAAGGTTTCGGTTCTGGGGCACATTCAGCGCGGGGGTAAACCAACCTGTATGGACCGCGTATTGGCCAGTCGCTTAGGCGTTGCGGCGGTAGAAGGTTTAATTAATGGTGAAAGTGGTGTAATGGCTGGCCAGATCAACCGCGAAATTGTTTTTACTCCTTTTGATCATGCGATCAAGCACATCAATGCCGAGAAGGTGAGTTCTAAATGGTTAAAACTAATTGATATTCTTTCGTTTTAA
- a CDS encoding 16S rRNA processing protein RimM, giving the protein MKHEEAFYIGYVTKTRGLKGEVQVFFEFDEYEQLEFDVVFADMNGKLVPYFVASAKLQANKTGYFNFDDADHIDKVQPLLKKKLYLPLAQMPEREEGEFFYTDFKGYLAIDETLGELGEIVEVNEYPQQFVATVMYKETEILFPLNEDFIVEYDEDEKTLTLDLPEGLLDVYLMQ; this is encoded by the coding sequence ATGAAACACGAAGAAGCATTTTATATAGGTTACGTTACCAAAACAAGGGGTTTAAAGGGAGAAGTTCAGGTATTTTTCGAATTTGATGAATACGAACAACTCGAATTTGATGTGGTATTTGCCGATATGAATGGTAAGCTTGTTCCCTATTTCGTGGCTTCGGCAAAACTACAAGCCAATAAAACGGGCTATTTCAACTTTGATGATGCTGACCATATCGATAAGGTACAGCCGCTATTAAAAAAGAAATTATACCTGCCCCTGGCGCAAATGCCCGAGCGCGAAGAAGGAGAATTTTTCTATACCGACTTTAAAGGATATTTAGCCATTGATGAAACTTTGGGCGAACTGGGCGAAATTGTGGAGGTGAACGAATATCCGCAACAATTTGTGGCTACCGTGATGTATAAAGAAACCGAAATCCTGTTCCCGCTAAACGAAGATTTCATTGTAGAATACGATGAGGATGAAAAAACACTAACCCTCGATTTACCAGAAGGTTTGCTGGATGTTTACTTAATGCAATAG